A single Blastococcus colisei DNA region contains:
- a CDS encoding CocE/NonD family hydrolase: protein MRRAATALVTTVLAAGGMTALAPPAAATEVVPRDLTITVTGLGPERRTCQIDADLYVPAGVTARRPGPALLTTNGFGGTKDDQADFAQGFGEHGYVTLSYTGLGFVDGDLCPITLDDREHDGAAAGQLLRFLGGDPSIVAVDDATGARVLVDQVIREDRRTGVAHDPAVGMVGGSYGGQIQFAAAAVEHAAGTDRLDAIIPMITWNDLAYSLNPDNSGIPGGAAGSGSVSSANTGVFKYQWSLLFTALGFANGVQDLPALSDPAQVQDLARENCLNFDAPVCTALAEVAATGFASQESVEFLRSNSVAGYVSDVRVPTLIAQGQADTLFNLQESVATYTALKEQGTPVSLVWQSWGHSGPSPRPGELDERNPEDSYQGRQALAWFDHYVRGRGPAPKPAFDYYRGWVMEETGDIEEAYASAPSYPVGEERTLHLSGGGLQGGALVDSQAEVVPGVSAYSSVAPFGPNYTETAFLDQSGPVTDPPGTAIRFATPPLAEPLDVVGSPRLTVQLDAPAVAATQPTGPAGQLVVYAKVYDIGPDGTVELPYRLISPARVADVTKPVTIELPAIVHRFEAGHRLAVVLAGGDLAYRGSTVPQPVSLATGPDHIQQLTLPVVD, encoded by the coding sequence GTGCGCCGAGCCGCAACTGCCCTGGTCACCACCGTGCTGGCCGCCGGAGGCATGACCGCGCTGGCTCCGCCGGCGGCTGCCACCGAGGTCGTGCCGCGCGACCTGACGATCACCGTGACCGGACTCGGACCCGAGCGGCGGACGTGCCAGATCGACGCCGACCTCTACGTGCCGGCCGGGGTGACCGCGCGGCGGCCGGGACCGGCACTGCTCACGACGAACGGCTTCGGCGGCACGAAGGACGACCAGGCAGACTTCGCGCAGGGCTTCGGTGAACACGGGTACGTGACGCTCTCCTACACCGGCCTCGGATTCGTCGACGGCGACCTCTGCCCCATCACCCTCGACGACCGCGAGCACGACGGCGCGGCGGCCGGCCAGCTCCTGCGGTTCCTCGGCGGCGACCCGTCGATCGTCGCGGTGGACGACGCGACCGGTGCGCGCGTCCTCGTCGACCAGGTGATCCGCGAGGATCGCCGCACCGGCGTCGCCCACGACCCCGCGGTCGGGATGGTCGGGGGCTCCTACGGCGGCCAGATCCAGTTCGCGGCCGCCGCGGTGGAGCACGCGGCCGGCACCGACCGCCTCGACGCGATCATCCCGATGATCACGTGGAACGACCTCGCCTACTCGCTCAACCCCGACAACAGCGGGATCCCCGGCGGCGCGGCAGGGAGCGGCTCGGTCAGCTCGGCGAACACCGGCGTCTTCAAGTACCAGTGGTCCCTGCTGTTCACCGCGCTCGGGTTCGCCAACGGGGTGCAGGACCTCCCCGCGCTGTCCGATCCGGCGCAGGTGCAGGACCTGGCGCGGGAGAACTGCCTCAACTTCGACGCCCCGGTGTGCACCGCCCTCGCGGAGGTGGCGGCGACCGGCTTCGCCAGCCAGGAGTCGGTCGAGTTCCTGCGGTCGAACTCGGTGGCCGGCTACGTGTCCGACGTGCGCGTCCCCACTCTCATCGCGCAGGGCCAGGCCGACACCCTGTTCAACCTGCAGGAGTCGGTCGCGACGTACACCGCCCTGAAGGAGCAGGGCACCCCCGTGTCGCTGGTCTGGCAGTCGTGGGGCCACAGCGGCCCGAGCCCGCGGCCGGGAGAGCTGGACGAGCGCAACCCGGAGGACTCCTACCAGGGCCGCCAGGCGCTCGCCTGGTTCGACCACTACGTCCGCGGCCGAGGCCCGGCTCCGAAGCCGGCGTTCGACTACTACCGCGGCTGGGTCATGGAGGAGACCGGCGACATCGAGGAGGCCTACGCCTCGGCGCCGTCCTACCCCGTCGGTGAGGAGCGGACGCTGCACCTGTCCGGCGGCGGCCTCCAGGGCGGTGCGCTGGTCGACAGCCAGGCGGAGGTCGTCCCCGGCGTCAGCGCGTACAGCAGCGTGGCGCCGTTCGGGCCGAACTACACCGAGACCGCATTCCTCGACCAGTCGGGTCCGGTGACCGATCCCCCGGGGACGGCGATCCGCTTCGCCACGCCGCCGCTGGCCGAGCCGCTGGACGTCGTCGGTTCCCCGCGGCTCACCGTGCAGCTGGATGCCCCCGCGGTGGCCGCGACGCAGCCGACCGGACCGGCCGGGCAGCTGGTGGTCTACGCCAAGGTCTACGACATCGGCCCCGACGGCACGGTCGAGCTGCCGTACCGGCTGATCTCCCCCGCGCGCGTCGCCGACGTGACGAAGCCGGTCACCATCGAGCTGCCGGCGATCGTGCACCGGTTCGAGGCCGGTCACCGGCTGGCCGTGGTCCTCGCCGGCGGCGACCTGGCCTACCGGGGGTCCACCGTGCCGCAGCCGGTGAGCCTCGCGACCGGCCCCGACCACATCCAGCAGCTCACGCTGCCCGTCGTCGACTGA
- the sucC gene encoding ADP-forming succinate--CoA ligase subunit beta: protein MDLFEYQARDLLASHGVPVLPGGVAETPEEAEAIAREIAQPVVVKAQVKVGGRGKAGGVKLADDPEDARARAQDILGLDIKGHITHKVMVAQASDIAEEYYFSYLLDRSNRTFLAMASKEGGMDIEQLAVERPEALARIQVDASKGVDEAKAAEIVDAANFPADVRDQVIAIAVQLWEVFTQEDATLVEINPLAKAPDGTVLALDAKVTLDANADFRQAEHAALEDAASADPLEAAAKEKNLNYVKLDGEVGIIGNGAGLVMSTLDVVAYAGEEFGGVKPANFLDIGGGASAEVMANGLHIILGDPAVKSVFVNVFGGITACDAVANGIVSALGILGDEATKPLVVRLDGNNVEEGRRILAEANHPLVTVVDTMDGAARRAAELAAA, encoded by the coding sequence GTGGATCTCTTCGAGTACCAGGCCCGTGACCTGTTGGCCTCGCACGGCGTCCCCGTGCTCCCCGGCGGCGTCGCCGAGACGCCCGAGGAGGCGGAGGCGATCGCCCGCGAGATCGCCCAGCCCGTCGTCGTCAAGGCGCAGGTGAAGGTGGGCGGCCGCGGCAAGGCCGGCGGCGTCAAGCTCGCCGACGACCCCGAGGACGCGAGGGCCCGCGCCCAGGACATCCTCGGGCTGGACATCAAGGGGCACATCACCCACAAGGTGATGGTGGCCCAGGCCAGCGACATCGCCGAGGAGTACTACTTCTCCTACCTGCTCGACCGGTCCAACCGCACCTTCCTGGCCATGGCCTCGAAGGAAGGCGGCATGGACATCGAGCAGCTCGCGGTCGAGCGGCCCGAGGCGCTGGCCCGCATCCAGGTCGACGCGTCGAAGGGCGTGGACGAGGCCAAGGCGGCCGAGATCGTCGACGCCGCCAACTTCCCGGCCGACGTGCGCGACCAGGTCATCGCGATCGCCGTCCAGCTGTGGGAGGTCTTCACCCAGGAGGACGCCACCCTGGTCGAGATCAACCCGCTGGCCAAGGCGCCCGACGGCACCGTCCTCGCGCTCGACGCCAAGGTGACCCTCGACGCGAACGCCGACTTCCGGCAGGCCGAGCACGCCGCCCTCGAGGACGCCGCCTCGGCCGACCCGCTCGAGGCCGCCGCCAAGGAGAAGAACCTCAACTACGTCAAGCTCGACGGCGAGGTCGGGATCATCGGCAACGGCGCCGGGCTGGTCATGAGCACCCTCGACGTCGTCGCCTACGCCGGCGAGGAGTTCGGAGGCGTCAAGCCGGCCAACTTCCTCGACATCGGTGGCGGCGCCTCGGCCGAGGTGATGGCCAACGGCCTGCACATCATCCTGGGCGACCCGGCCGTCAAGAGCGTCTTCGTCAACGTCTTCGGCGGGATCACCGCCTGCGACGCCGTCGCCAACGGCATCGTCTCCGCGCTCGGCATCCTGGGCGACGAGGCGACCAAGCCGCTGGTCGTCCGGCTCGACGGGAACAACGTCGAGGAGGGCCGGCGGATCCTCGCCGAGGCCAACCACCCCCTGGTGACCGTGGTCGACACGATGGACGGCGCCGCGCGCCGGGCCGCCGAACTCGCCGCCGCCTAA
- the sucD gene encoding succinate--CoA ligase subunit alpha produces MSIFLNENSKVIVQGMTGSEGSKHTSRMLASGTAIVGGVNPRKAGTSVDFDGASVPVFGGVADAMKETGADVSVIFVPPPFAKAAVIEAVDAGIGLAVVITEGIPVHDSTYFWAHAQGSATRIIGPNCPGLISPGRSNAGIIPANITQAGKIGLVSKSGTLTYQMMYELRDIGFSTAVGIGGDPVIGTTHIDCLQAFQDDPETEAIVMIGEIGGDAEERAADFIKANVTKPVVGYVAGFTAPEGKTMGHAGAIVSGSAGTAQAKQEALEAAGVRVGKTPSETARLMREIVG; encoded by the coding sequence ATGTCGATCTTCCTCAACGAGAACAGCAAGGTCATCGTCCAGGGCATGACCGGCTCCGAGGGCAGCAAGCACACTTCTCGCATGCTGGCCTCCGGCACCGCCATCGTCGGCGGCGTGAACCCCCGCAAGGCCGGGACCAGCGTCGACTTCGACGGCGCCAGCGTCCCGGTGTTCGGCGGTGTCGCCGACGCCATGAAGGAGACCGGCGCCGACGTCAGCGTCATCTTCGTGCCGCCGCCGTTCGCCAAGGCCGCCGTCATCGAGGCAGTGGACGCCGGGATCGGGCTCGCCGTGGTCATCACCGAGGGCATCCCGGTACACGACTCGACGTACTTCTGGGCGCATGCCCAGGGCAGCGCCACCCGGATCATCGGGCCCAACTGCCCCGGTCTGATCAGCCCCGGGCGCTCCAACGCCGGGATCATCCCGGCCAACATCACCCAGGCCGGGAAGATCGGGCTGGTCAGCAAGTCGGGCACCCTGACCTACCAGATGATGTACGAGCTCCGAGACATCGGTTTCTCCACCGCCGTCGGCATCGGCGGCGACCCGGTCATCGGCACCACGCACATCGACTGCCTCCAGGCCTTCCAGGACGACCCGGAGACCGAGGCCATCGTGATGATCGGTGAGATCGGCGGCGACGCCGAGGAGCGCGCTGCCGACTTCATCAAGGCCAACGTGACCAAGCCCGTCGTGGGCTACGTCGCCGGCTTCACCGCGCCCGAGGGCAAGACGATGGGCCACGCCGGCGCCATCGTCTCGGGCTCGGCCGGCACCGCGCAGGCCAAGCAGGAGGCCCTCGAGGCCGCCGGCGTGCGCGTCGGCAAGACGCCGTCGGAGACGGCGCGCCTCATGCGGGAGATCGTCGGCTGA
- a CDS encoding DUF6350 family protein, with the protein MVSLLARLPRGNHVAAIPLVGLAGAASVAVSAAALAGLALALVVVQTLDPVGGRSVGNSIVLAGRLWLLAQGGELRIASGPLVLAPLLLTLGLAWGLSQAGRGVARLRAPLSTTDAGRAAGVVAGVHVLLTVVLALAVDAPEARVGLVRTVVGATVLAVVAAGWGVVRESGLLDETLDRGPVRAVLRGVLAGLLAALGLCTVVVAVALVSDAGGYAALSGSLGGAGAGAVGLVGLALILLPNAAAAVLGLAAGPGFHVGAGTLVSVHGVTLDAVPALPMLAALPDTQAVPLIAFVSQVIPALAGLVAGVTVGRWLRDDAGGSVVAGLNGILTGALLGVAGGLLVWLAGGSLGDGALAQVGAPPVATGIAIAAQAGIAAAVGAAVSRWRAHG; encoded by the coding sequence GTGGTCTCCCTGCTCGCCCGCCTGCCCCGGGGTAACCACGTGGCCGCGATTCCGCTCGTCGGTCTGGCCGGGGCGGCGTCCGTCGCCGTCAGCGCCGCCGCACTGGCCGGGCTGGCGCTGGCACTCGTCGTCGTCCAGACCCTCGACCCCGTCGGCGGCCGGTCCGTGGGGAACTCGATCGTCCTGGCCGGCCGGCTGTGGCTTCTCGCGCAGGGCGGGGAACTGCGCATCGCCTCCGGGCCCCTGGTCCTCGCGCCACTCCTGCTGACCCTGGGCCTGGCTTGGGGGCTGTCCCAGGCCGGCCGCGGGGTGGCCCGGCTCCGTGCCCCGCTCAGCACGACGGACGCCGGGCGGGCTGCCGGTGTCGTCGCCGGCGTGCACGTGCTGCTCACGGTGGTGCTGGCTCTCGCGGTCGACGCGCCCGAGGCCCGGGTCGGCCTCGTCCGGACGGTGGTCGGCGCCACGGTGCTCGCGGTGGTCGCTGCCGGATGGGGCGTGGTCCGGGAGTCCGGTCTGCTCGACGAGACGCTGGACCGGGGACCCGTCCGAGCGGTCCTGCGCGGAGTCCTCGCGGGTCTGCTGGCCGCACTGGGGCTCTGCACCGTCGTGGTCGCCGTCGCCCTGGTGTCCGACGCCGGCGGCTACGCCGCGCTGTCGGGCTCGCTGGGCGGAGCGGGAGCCGGCGCGGTCGGGCTGGTCGGTCTGGCCCTGATCCTCCTGCCCAACGCCGCAGCCGCGGTGCTGGGACTGGCCGCCGGTCCCGGATTCCACGTCGGCGCCGGAACCCTGGTCTCCGTGCACGGGGTGACGCTCGACGCCGTCCCCGCGCTGCCGATGCTCGCGGCGCTGCCGGACACGCAGGCGGTCCCGCTGATCGCCTTCGTGTCCCAGGTCATCCCGGCCCTCGCCGGGCTGGTCGCCGGCGTCACGGTGGGCCGCTGGCTGCGGGACGACGCCGGCGGCTCCGTGGTCGCCGGGCTGAACGGGATCCTCACCGGCGCGCTGCTGGGCGTGGCGGGCGGGCTGCTGGTCTGGCTGGCGGGCGGCTCGCTGGGTGACGGCGCCCTCGCGCAGGTCGGCGCGCCCCCGGTCGCCACCGGCATCGCGATCGCGGCGCAGGCCGGGATCGCGGCGGCCGTCGGCGCCGCCGTGAGCCGCTGGCGCGCGCACGGCTGA
- the purN gene encoding phosphoribosylglycinamide formyltransferase, translating to MPAPVSVPRARVAVLLSGSGSLCAALLAAADDPAYPAEVVVVGSDRAAAGLEHARRRGIPTFTCALGEHPDRGAWDRALARMLADHRPDLVVSAGFMKLVGPAVLAAFGGRLVNTHPALLPAFPGAHAVRDALAAGVPVTGATVHLVDAGLDTGPVLAQREVAVLPDDDEAGLHERIKGVERQLLVETVAQLVAPDRMSQRGTRKSDR from the coding sequence GTGCCCGCACCCGTGTCCGTCCCGCGGGCCCGTGTCGCCGTCCTGCTGTCCGGGAGCGGCTCGCTGTGCGCGGCGCTCCTCGCCGCGGCCGACGACCCCGCCTACCCGGCCGAGGTCGTCGTCGTCGGCAGTGACCGCGCCGCCGCCGGGCTGGAGCACGCCCGGCGGCGCGGTATCCCCACGTTCACCTGCGCGCTCGGCGAGCATCCCGACCGCGGCGCCTGGGACCGTGCGCTGGCCCGCATGCTGGCCGACCACCGGCCCGACCTCGTCGTCTCCGCCGGGTTCATGAAGCTGGTCGGCCCGGCCGTGCTGGCGGCCTTCGGCGGTCGGCTGGTCAACACCCATCCGGCGCTGCTGCCTGCCTTCCCCGGCGCGCACGCCGTGCGGGACGCCCTCGCCGCCGGGGTTCCCGTGACGGGCGCGACCGTGCACCTGGTCGACGCCGGCCTCGACACCGGCCCGGTTCTCGCCCAGCGCGAGGTGGCTGTCCTCCCCGACGACGACGAGGCGGGCCTGCACGAGCGGATCAAGGGCGTGGAGCGCCAGCTCCTGGTGGAGACGGTGGCGCAGCTCGTCGCCCCCGATCGGATGTCACAGCGAGGAACGAGGAAGAGCGACCGATGA
- the purH gene encoding bifunctional phosphoribosylaminoimidazolecarboxamide formyltransferase/IMP cyclohydrolase: protein MSDRTPIRRALLGVYDKTGVEELAAGLAAAGVELVSTGATARRIAEAGIPVTPVEQVTGFPECLDGRVKTLHPAVHAGILADRRKPEHVAQLGELGIAPFDLVVVNLYPFTETVASGATPDECVEQIDIGGPAMVRAAAKNHPSVAVVVDPARYGDVLTAVGNGGFTLAERQKLAAAAFRHTASYDIAVASWLGNVVAPDDDSGFPAWVGASWERADVLRYGENPHQSAALYRSWQPGLAHAEQLHGKEMSYNNYVDTDAAWRAAHDHAEPCVAIIKHANPCGIAVGTDIAAAHRKAHACDPLSAFGGVIAANREIDLTMAEQVAEVFTEVVVAPSFTDDAVRVLTGRKNVRLLRLPHLPAPGAEMRPIGGGLLLQVKDRLDAPGDDPTTWRLATGEPLDAAGLDDLVFAWRAVRAVKSNAILLAHDRATVGVGMGQVNRVDSARLAVSRAGERAVGSVAASDAFFPFADGLQVLLEAGVRAVVQPGGSVRDEEVVAAAAAAGVPLYLTGTRHFAH from the coding sequence ATGAGCGACCGCACCCCCATCCGCCGTGCCCTGCTGGGCGTCTACGACAAGACCGGCGTGGAGGAGCTGGCCGCGGGCCTGGCCGCCGCCGGCGTGGAGCTGGTCAGCACCGGCGCCACCGCCCGGCGCATCGCCGAGGCCGGCATCCCGGTGACGCCCGTCGAGCAGGTGACCGGCTTCCCCGAGTGCCTGGACGGCCGGGTGAAGACGCTGCACCCCGCCGTCCACGCCGGGATCCTGGCCGACCGTCGCAAGCCGGAGCACGTCGCGCAGCTGGGCGAGCTGGGGATCGCCCCGTTCGACCTGGTGGTGGTCAACCTCTACCCGTTCACGGAGACGGTCGCCTCGGGCGCGACCCCCGACGAGTGCGTCGAACAGATCGACATCGGCGGCCCGGCCATGGTGCGGGCCGCGGCGAAGAACCACCCCTCGGTCGCCGTCGTCGTCGACCCCGCCCGCTACGGCGACGTCCTGACCGCCGTCGGCAACGGCGGCTTCACGCTCGCCGAGCGGCAGAAGCTGGCCGCGGCCGCGTTCCGGCACACGGCGTCCTACGACATCGCCGTCGCCTCGTGGCTGGGCAACGTGGTGGCTCCGGACGACGACAGCGGCTTCCCGGCCTGGGTGGGCGCGAGCTGGGAGCGGGCCGACGTCCTGCGCTACGGCGAGAACCCGCACCAGAGCGCGGCGCTGTACCGCAGCTGGCAGCCGGGGCTGGCGCACGCCGAGCAGCTGCACGGCAAGGAGATGTCCTACAACAACTACGTCGACACCGACGCCGCCTGGCGGGCCGCGCACGATCACGCGGAGCCCTGCGTCGCGATCATCAAGCACGCCAACCCGTGCGGGATCGCCGTCGGCACCGACATCGCCGCGGCGCACCGCAAGGCCCACGCCTGCGATCCCCTCTCGGCCTTCGGCGGCGTGATCGCGGCCAATCGGGAGATCGACCTGACTATGGCCGAGCAGGTCGCGGAGGTGTTCACCGAGGTCGTCGTCGCGCCGTCCTTCACCGACGACGCGGTGCGCGTGCTGACCGGCAGGAAGAACGTCCGGCTGCTGCGGCTTCCCCACCTGCCGGCGCCGGGGGCGGAGATGCGCCCGATCGGGGGCGGCCTGCTCCTGCAGGTCAAGGACCGCCTCGACGCTCCCGGCGACGACCCCACCACCTGGCGGCTGGCGACCGGCGAGCCGCTGGACGCCGCCGGTCTCGACGACCTCGTGTTCGCCTGGCGCGCGGTCCGCGCGGTGAAGAGCAACGCGATCCTGCTGGCGCACGACCGGGCCACCGTCGGCGTCGGCATGGGCCAGGTCAACCGGGTGGACTCCGCTCGGCTGGCCGTGTCCCGGGCGGGGGAGCGGGCCGTGGGGTCGGTGGCGGCCTCGGACGCCTTCTTCCCGTTCGCCGACGGGCTGCAGGTCCTGCTGGAGGCCGGGGTGCGCGCCGTCGTCCAGCCGGGTGGCTCGGTACGGGACGAGGAGGTCGTCGCGGCCGCGGCGGCCGCCGGCGTGCCGCTGTACCTCACCGGCACCCGCCACTTCGCGCACTAG
- a CDS encoding pentapeptide repeat-containing protein, giving the protein MAQRYSSRPQVGPPEAGAEIEGADFARVDWWGAELDGVTFTRCRFDDAGLEELVTRRCVFDQCALTGVRMAGSRHLGSAFLSCRFDRARLIDATWEGCKLTGSQFPGAQLRPMTATECDWSYASLRGADLSALVLSGQRFREADFTDADLRGSDLTNADLDRARLQGAKLRGADLRGTSTDGINWRAFELTGVRIDLSQAVQFAAAHGAVVSG; this is encoded by the coding sequence GTGGCGCAGCGCTACTCGTCCCGCCCACAGGTCGGTCCCCCCGAGGCCGGTGCGGAGATCGAGGGTGCGGACTTCGCCCGGGTCGACTGGTGGGGTGCCGAGCTCGACGGCGTGACGTTCACCCGGTGCCGGTTCGACGATGCCGGGCTGGAGGAGCTGGTCACCCGGCGCTGCGTGTTCGACCAGTGCGCCCTCACCGGGGTGCGGATGGCCGGCTCCCGGCACCTCGGATCGGCGTTCCTGTCCTGCCGCTTCGACCGGGCCAGGCTCATCGACGCCACCTGGGAGGGCTGCAAGCTGACCGGCTCGCAGTTCCCGGGCGCCCAGCTGCGGCCGATGACCGCGACCGAGTGCGATTGGAGCTACGCCTCCCTGCGGGGCGCGGACCTCTCCGCGCTGGTCCTCTCCGGGCAGCGGTTCCGCGAGGCCGACTTCACCGACGCCGACCTGCGCGGGAGCGACCTCACGAACGCGGACCTGGACCGGGCCCGCCTGCAGGGCGCGAAGCTGCGCGGCGCCGACCTGAGGGGCACCTCGACGGACGGGATCAACTGGCGCGCGTTCGAGCTGACCGGCGTCCGGATCGACCTGAGCCAGGCCGTCCAGTTCGCCGCTGCCCACGGCGCCGTCGTGTCGGGCTAA
- a CDS encoding DUF3017 domain-containing protein produces the protein MTRPPLYVRRPFLAGLLRQLPLLVVLGFVATGLLFVSLGHWRQGLVIVGLALGGAGVLRLLLPVRRAGFLAVRSRPVDFVLMTGAGLALAVIALMIPAA, from the coding sequence ATGACCCGTCCGCCGCTCTACGTCCGCCGGCCCTTCCTCGCCGGGCTGCTGCGTCAGCTCCCCCTGCTGGTGGTCCTCGGCTTCGTGGCCACGGGGCTGCTGTTCGTCAGTCTCGGGCACTGGCGCCAGGGGCTGGTCATCGTCGGTCTGGCCCTCGGCGGTGCGGGCGTCCTGCGGCTTCTCCTGCCGGTGCGACGTGCGGGGTTCCTCGCGGTGCGCAGCCGGCCGGTGGACTTCGTCCTCATGACGGGCGCCGGTCTCGCGCTCGCCGTCATCGCCCTGATGATCCCGGCCGCCTGA
- the mdh gene encoding malate dehydrogenase, whose amino-acid sequence MAEKSRKGKVTVVGAGFYGSTTALRLAEYDIFETVVLTDIVEGKPEGIALDMNQSRPIEGFETRVVGVGGGSYEGTEGSDVVVITAGLPRKPGMSRMDLIETNAKIVRSVAENIAATSPDAVIIVVSNPLDEMTALAQLATQFPKNRVMGQAGMLDTARFSNNVAEELGVPVSSVQTLTLGSHGDTMVPVPSRCTVDGKPLSDVLAADRIEHLVDRTRNGGAEVVALLKTGSAYYAPSAAAARMARAVMEDSGAVMPVCAWVDGEYGINGVYLGVEAEIGRQGVRKVVEGDLSESELAGLREAAEAVRAKQADVADL is encoded by the coding sequence ATGGCAGAGAAGTCGCGGAAGGGCAAGGTCACCGTCGTCGGTGCCGGTTTCTACGGCTCGACCACTGCACTCCGGCTCGCGGAGTACGACATCTTCGAGACCGTCGTGCTCACCGACATCGTCGAGGGCAAGCCTGAGGGCATCGCGCTGGACATGAACCAGTCGCGACCCATCGAGGGCTTCGAGACGAGGGTCGTCGGGGTCGGCGGGGGTTCCTACGAGGGCACCGAGGGTTCCGACGTCGTCGTCATCACCGCGGGACTCCCGCGCAAGCCCGGCATGAGCCGGATGGACCTCATCGAGACCAACGCGAAGATCGTCCGCTCGGTCGCGGAGAACATCGCCGCCACCTCACCCGACGCGGTGATCATCGTGGTGTCCAACCCGCTGGACGAGATGACCGCGCTGGCGCAGCTGGCCACCCAGTTCCCGAAGAACCGGGTGATGGGCCAGGCCGGCATGCTCGACACCGCGCGCTTCAGCAACAACGTGGCCGAGGAGCTCGGCGTCCCGGTGTCCTCCGTGCAGACCCTGACCCTGGGCTCGCACGGCGACACCATGGTCCCGGTGCCCTCGCGCTGCACCGTCGACGGCAAGCCGCTGTCCGACGTGCTGGCCGCCGACCGCATCGAGCACCTGGTCGACCGCACCCGCAACGGCGGCGCCGAGGTCGTGGCGCTGCTGAAGACCGGTTCGGCCTACTACGCGCCCTCGGCGGCCGCCGCCCGCATGGCCCGCGCCGTGATGGAGGACTCCGGCGCGGTCATGCCCGTCTGCGCCTGGGTCGACGGCGAGTACGGGATCAACGGCGTCTACCTGGGCGTCGAGGCCGAGATCGGCCGACAGGGTGTCCGGAAGGTCGTCGAGGGCGACCTGTCCGAGAGCGAGCTGGCCGGGCTGCGCGAGGCGGCCGAGGCCGTGCGCGCCAAGCAGGCTGACGTAGCCGACCTCTGA
- a CDS encoding NADP-dependent isocitrate dehydrogenase: MAKIKVEGTVVELDGDEMTRIIWQFIKDQLILPYLDVNLEYYDLGIEARDATDDQITVDSANAIKKHGVGVKCATITPDEARVEEFGLKRMYRSPNGTIRNILGGVIFREPIIMENVPRLVPGWTKPIVVGRHAFGDQYRATDFKFPGEGTLTISFQPADGSAPIEHEVFQSPGGGVAMAMYNLDDSIRDFARASMNYGLQRGYPVYLSTKNTILKAYDGRFKDLFEEVFQAEFKDKFDSAGITYEHRLIDDMVAASLKWEGGYVWACKNYDGDVQSDTVAQGFGSLGLMTSVLMSPDGRTVEAEAAHGTVTRHFRQHQQGKETSTNPIASIFAWTRGLAHRGKLDNTPEVTRFAETLEKVCIDTVEGGQMTKDLALLISKDQPWLTTQDFLAAIDTNLQKAMA; encoded by the coding sequence GTGGCGAAGATCAAGGTCGAGGGCACCGTCGTCGAGCTCGACGGCGACGAGATGACCCGGATCATCTGGCAGTTCATCAAGGACCAGCTGATCCTCCCGTACCTCGACGTCAACCTGGAGTACTACGACCTGGGCATCGAGGCGCGGGACGCGACCGACGACCAGATCACCGTCGACTCCGCGAACGCCATCAAGAAGCACGGCGTCGGCGTCAAGTGCGCGACGATCACGCCCGACGAGGCGCGCGTCGAGGAGTTCGGTCTCAAGCGGATGTACCGCTCGCCGAACGGGACGATCCGCAACATCCTCGGCGGTGTCATCTTCCGCGAGCCGATCATCATGGAGAACGTGCCGCGGCTGGTGCCCGGCTGGACCAAGCCGATCGTCGTCGGCCGCCACGCCTTCGGTGACCAGTACCGTGCCACCGACTTCAAGTTCCCCGGTGAGGGGACGCTGACGATCAGCTTCCAGCCGGCCGACGGCTCTGCGCCGATCGAGCACGAGGTGTTCCAGTCGCCCGGCGGCGGTGTCGCGATGGCGATGTACAACCTCGACGACTCGATCCGCGACTTCGCGCGGGCCTCGATGAACTACGGCCTGCAGCGCGGCTACCCGGTCTACCTCTCGACCAAGAACACGATCCTCAAGGCCTACGACGGCCGCTTCAAGGACCTGTTCGAGGAGGTCTTCCAGGCCGAGTTCAAGGACAAGTTCGACTCCGCCGGGATCACCTACGAGCACCGGCTGATCGACGACATGGTGGCCGCGTCCCTGAAGTGGGAGGGCGGCTACGTCTGGGCCTGCAAGAACTACGACGGCGACGTGCAGTCCGACACCGTGGCCCAGGGCTTCGGCTCGCTCGGCCTCATGACCTCGGTGCTGATGAGCCCCGACGGCCGCACCGTCGAGGCCGAGGCCGCCCACGGCACGGTGACCCGCCACTTCCGGCAGCACCAGCAGGGCAAGGAGACGTCGACCAACCCGATCGCGTCGATCTTCGCCTGGACCCGAGGCCTCGCCCACCGCGGCAAGCTGGACAACACCCCCGAGGTGACCCGCTTCGCCGAGACGCTGGAGAAGGTCTGCATCGACACCGTCGAGGGCGGTCAGATGACCAAGGACCTCGCACTGCTGATCTCCAAGGACCAGCCGTGGCTGACCACCCAGGACTTCCTGGCGGCCATCGACACCAACCTGCAGAAGG